A genomic region of Desulfosarcina ovata subsp. ovata contains the following coding sequences:
- a CDS encoding S8 family serine peptidase produces the protein MCSQREKLSLFCVEWVKRLPWLILIVLVLGCGGGGGNGGDSEKTEEETGQTPTAAFSVSSDSGVIPFSVTFDASASTDTDGSIVQYDWQFGDGGTGDGVSVSHTYSESGTYTAQLTVTDDDGLTGTQSREIVAEEAETDQAPTAAFSVSSDSGVIPFSVTFDASASTDADGSIVQYDWQFGDGGTGDGVSVSHTYSESGTYTAQLTVTDDDGLTGTQSREIVAENQSSQTYTISGTVTSAEYVVADSDVNDTSTTPVSNDTFDEAQAITAPATVSGYVNVAGAGNYGNSMVQGDPDDYFQVALTEEMTITLYMVEDPQSCELTLYLYDSDQSLVDAAAIDDQSSYTSLTIPQSATYFVRVQAVSYSTIQTATGYTLTLGRGSSSTAQSYLRLSDDFIPGEVLVRFEDQADASVSAFSDETGGLSTMGLTTAADGASRDRLLRRSGSIDRAACFEKLGIDQAFERSIAPGKMGSEIQTKMETLWLVRAVRKQSGVLYAEPNYVRKACTVPDDAYYSYQWHYPLINLPDAWEITTGSNDVVVAVVDTGVLLSHPDLSDQLVDGYDFISDADMALDGDGVDDDPDDPGDQDSVDGSSFHGTHVAGTIAAASNNGTGVAGIAWNTKIMPLRALGYGGGTSYDIIQAVKYAAGLATDYDGVQIDQAVDVINLSLSGESYSQTEAAVFQEVREQGVIVVAAAGNSGTTEKMYPAAYDGVISVSAVTIDETIASYSNTGSTIDIAAPGGSSTDTNGDGYMDGVLSTIGDDSSGTIEMGYAFSIGTSMAAPHVSGVVALMKAVYPEMTPDEFDALLQGGYLTQDLGDTDWDSQFGYGLINAYKAVLIAQEGQSSGGIPAILSVSPDNLSFGSTLSSATVTVENGGNPDEELTIIGTTTDASWLSVQPSGDVDEQGLGTYTVSVDRDGLADGTYSGNITFESSENQAVVSAVMQVGTTTETSDGGYHYILLLDADTNETMAQVDSAGDNGVYTYSFSGLSYGDTYVIYAGTDPNNDMYICSEGEICGAYLSLDDPTVLTVQSDMENIDFSTDVIVNMSSAAIAEEALDRLPLQVGKLKGVVK, from the coding sequence ATGTGTAGCCAACGAGAAAAGTTGTCTCTTTTCTGCGTCGAATGGGTCAAACGCTTGCCTTGGTTAATTCTCATTGTATTGGTTCTTGGTTGTGGGGGAGGAGGAGGCAATGGTGGTGACAGCGAAAAAACCGAAGAGGAAACCGGCCAGACACCAACAGCCGCTTTTTCGGTTTCCTCCGATTCGGGAGTTATCCCCTTTAGTGTCACCTTTGATGCATCGGCATCGACCGATACGGATGGGTCGATTGTTCAGTACGACTGGCAATTCGGGGATGGCGGTACCGGAGACGGCGTCAGCGTATCGCACACCTATTCGGAAAGCGGTACCTATACCGCCCAACTCACCGTTACCGATGACGACGGCCTGACCGGTACCCAATCTCGCGAAATCGTTGCCGAGGAAGCGGAAACCGATCAGGCACCGACAGCCGCTTTTTCGGTTTCCTCCGATTCGGGGGTTATCCCCTTTAGTGTCACCTTCGATGCATCGGCATCGACCGATGCCGATGGGTCGATTGTTCAGTACGACTGGCAATTCGGGGATGGCGGTACCGGAGACGGCGTCAGCGTATCGCACACCTATTCGGAAAGCGGTACCTATACCGCTCAACTCACCGTTACCGATGACGACGGCCTGACCGGTACCCAATCTCGCGAAATCGTTGCCGAGAACCAAAGTTCACAGACATACACCATCAGCGGAACCGTTACATCCGCCGAATACGTGGTGGCGGACAGCGATGTTAACGATACGAGCACCACACCTGTCAGCAACGATACGTTTGACGAGGCCCAGGCGATAACGGCGCCGGCCACGGTTAGCGGCTATGTGAATGTGGCCGGGGCAGGAAACTATGGGAATTCTATGGTTCAGGGTGATCCAGACGACTATTTTCAGGTCGCGCTCACCGAGGAGATGACCATCACCCTGTACATGGTCGAAGATCCCCAGTCTTGCGAACTGACCCTTTATCTTTACGATAGTGACCAAAGCCTCGTTGACGCCGCTGCGATCGACGACCAGAGCAGTTATACATCCTTAACAATTCCGCAGAGTGCAACCTATTTCGTCAGGGTTCAGGCGGTCTCTTATTCTACCATCCAGACCGCCACAGGCTACACCTTAACCCTGGGCAGGGGCAGTTCATCCACGGCTCAAAGCTATTTAAGACTTAGCGACGATTTCATCCCAGGCGAGGTGCTGGTGCGTTTCGAAGATCAAGCTGACGCTTCGGTTTCCGCATTCTCCGACGAAACCGGTGGTCTATCGACCATGGGCTTGACCACCGCTGCCGATGGCGCCAGTCGTGACCGGCTGCTGCGCAGATCCGGATCGATTGACCGGGCAGCCTGCTTCGAAAAGCTCGGCATCGACCAGGCCTTTGAGCGCAGCATCGCACCGGGCAAGATGGGTTCGGAAATCCAAACAAAAATGGAAACCCTGTGGCTGGTCCGGGCGGTTCGCAAGCAATCCGGCGTGCTCTATGCCGAGCCGAACTATGTTCGAAAAGCCTGTACGGTACCCGACGATGCCTATTATTCCTATCAATGGCACTATCCATTGATCAATCTTCCCGATGCCTGGGAAATCACAACCGGCAGCAACGATGTGGTGGTCGCCGTGGTAGATACCGGCGTACTGCTGTCACATCCCGATCTCAGTGACCAACTGGTGGACGGTTACGATTTCATCTCCGATGCCGACATGGCCCTGGATGGGGATGGGGTGGACGACGATCCCGACGATCCCGGAGACCAGGATAGCGTTGACGGTAGCTCTTTCCACGGCACCCATGTGGCCGGTACCATCGCCGCGGCGTCAAACAATGGCACGGGGGTAGCCGGTATTGCGTGGAACACGAAAATAATGCCGTTGCGTGCCCTGGGCTACGGCGGCGGCACCAGTTACGACATCATTCAGGCGGTTAAATACGCCGCCGGCCTGGCCACCGATTACGATGGCGTTCAGATCGATCAGGCGGTGGATGTCATCAATCTCAGCCTGAGCGGTGAAAGCTACTCACAAACCGAAGCGGCTGTCTTTCAGGAAGTACGGGAACAAGGCGTGATCGTTGTTGCGGCAGCGGGTAACAGCGGAACAACCGAAAAAATGTATCCTGCCGCCTACGACGGTGTGATATCGGTAAGTGCCGTAACCATTGACGAAACCATCGCCTCCTACTCCAACACCGGCTCGACGATCGATATCGCCGCCCCGGGGGGGTCGTCAACCGACACCAATGGGGACGGATATATGGATGGTGTGTTAAGCACCATTGGAGACGATAGCAGTGGGACGATCGAAATGGGTTATGCATTTTCCATCGGCACCAGTATGGCGGCACCGCATGTCTCGGGTGTGGTTGCTTTGATGAAGGCGGTCTATCCGGAAATGACACCGGATGAATTCGACGCACTGCTGCAAGGGGGATACCTGACCCAGGATCTTGGCGATACCGATTGGGACAGCCAGTTCGGATACGGCCTGATCAATGCCTATAAGGCCGTTTTGATCGCCCAAGAGGGCCAGAGCAGTGGCGGAATCCCTGCGATTCTCTCTGTGAGCCCGGACAACTTGAGTTTCGGATCGACTCTCAGCAGTGCTACGGTCACGGTTGAAAACGGCGGTAACCCGGATGAAGAACTGACGATTATCGGCACCACCACTGATGCCTCCTGGCTTTCCGTCCAACCTTCCGGCGATGTGGACGAACAGGGACTCGGCACGTACACGGTCTCGGTGGATCGCGACGGCCTTGCCGACGGAACCTACAGCGGCAACATAACCTTCGAGTCGAGTGAAAATCAGGCGGTCGTTTCAGCCGTTATGCAGGTGGGAACCACGACGGAGACATCAGATGGCGGGTATCACTATATCCTGCTGCTGGATGCGGATACCAATGAGACCATGGCACAAGTTGACAGTGCGGGGGACAATGGTGTTTACACTTACAGCTTTTCGGGTCTTTCCTATGGCGATACGTACGTGATCTACGCCGGTACGGATCCCAACAACGACATGTATATCTGCAGTGAGGGGGAAATCTGCGGGGCCTACCTTTCGCTCGACGACCCCACGGTGTTGACCGTTCAGTCCGATATGGAAAATATCGATTTCTCGACCGATGTAATCGTCAATATGTCCAGCGCCGCCATCGCAGAAGAGGCGCTGGACCGGTTACCGCTTCAAGTGGGAAAGTTGAAAGGTGTCGTAAAATGA